A window of the Longimicrobium sp. genome harbors these coding sequences:
- a CDS encoding M28 family peptidase, whose translation MNDTALAAALDRIRPETIDAHLRFLSHRLLEGRAPGTRGGTLAMEYIRAQFQRIGLQPVAGSHLQTVPMIGMNPHPTLAFHHAEGGTDTPAFEDEFVLEAGVPREDVSVDAEVVYVGYGIHAPEHDWDDYKGVDVRGKVLLMRVNDPGNEETPGFFGGKALTYYGRWTYKYEEAARRGAAGALLIHTDESAGYGWNVVRTSNTGEQFDIAGDPEFPLPVRGWLSWKTAERVMAAAGHALPGLIEASESRGFRPVSTGIRARAHVRSDVHEVHTANVVGLLPGGDPARENEPVLLTSHYDHLGTRLGEHGATLVYHGAYDNASGVALLLTIAEAAAAMPERLSRPLLFIATTAEESGLLGAEWYARHPLFPLSTTAAALNMDGANLHGRTEDIAPLGADRSALGDIAQRAAEAEGMRLAPDAHPEQGMFFRQDHFPLARAGVPALAMDHGLAYEGRPEGWGHRVLEEFIREHYHQPSDAYRDDFDYGGAVQQARVILRTAAECASMDELPQWNDGVEFRRALTPPTPLSR comes from the coding sequence ATGAACGACACCGCCCTCGCCGCCGCGCTGGATCGCATCCGCCCGGAGACGATCGACGCGCACCTGCGCTTCCTCTCGCACCGTCTGCTGGAGGGGCGCGCTCCCGGCACGCGCGGCGGCACCCTGGCGATGGAGTACATCCGCGCGCAGTTCCAGCGCATCGGCCTGCAACCCGTCGCCGGCTCGCACCTCCAGACGGTGCCGATGATCGGGATGAACCCGCACCCCACCCTCGCCTTCCACCACGCGGAGGGCGGCACGGACACGCCCGCCTTCGAAGACGAGTTCGTGCTGGAGGCAGGGGTGCCGCGGGAGGATGTGAGCGTGGATGCGGAGGTGGTGTACGTCGGCTACGGCATCCACGCGCCCGAGCACGATTGGGACGACTACAAGGGTGTGGACGTGCGCGGCAAGGTGCTGCTGATGCGCGTCAACGATCCGGGGAACGAGGAGACGCCGGGGTTCTTTGGCGGCAAGGCGCTCACCTACTACGGGCGCTGGACGTACAAGTACGAGGAAGCCGCCCGTCGTGGTGCAGCCGGCGCGCTCCTGATCCACACGGACGAGTCCGCCGGCTACGGCTGGAACGTGGTGCGCACCTCCAACACGGGCGAGCAGTTCGACATCGCGGGCGATCCCGAGTTCCCCCTCCCCGTGCGCGGCTGGCTCTCGTGGAAGACGGCGGAGCGTGTGATGGCCGCCGCCGGGCACGCGCTGCCGGGGCTGATCGAAGCCTCCGAATCGCGCGGCTTCCGCCCCGTCTCCACCGGGATCCGCGCCCGTGCGCACGTGCGCAGCGATGTCCACGAGGTGCACACCGCCAACGTCGTTGGCCTGCTGCCTGGCGGCGATCCGGCGCGCGAGAACGAGCCCGTCCTCCTCACCTCGCACTACGACCATCTGGGCACGCGGCTCGGCGAGCACGGCGCGACGCTGGTGTACCACGGCGCGTACGACAACGCCAGCGGGGTGGCGCTCCTCCTCACCATCGCCGAGGCGGCCGCGGCGATGCCCGAGCGCCTCTCCCGCCCGCTCCTCTTCATCGCCACGACGGCGGAGGAGTCGGGGCTGCTGGGCGCCGAGTGGTACGCGCGCCACCCCCTGTTCCCGCTCTCCACCACGGCGGCGGCGCTGAACATGGACGGCGCCAACCTGCACGGCCGCACGGAGGACATCGCCCCGCTCGGCGCCGACCGCTCCGCCCTGGGCGACATCGCGCAGCGCGCCGCCGAGGCCGAGGGGATGCGCCTGGCCCCCGACGCGCACCCGGAGCAGGGGATGTTCTTTCGCCAGGACCACTTCCCCCTGGCCCGCGCCGGCGTCCCCGCCCTGGCGATGGACCACGGCCTCGCCTACGAGGGCCGCCCCGAGGGCTGGGGACACCGGGTGCTGGAGGAGTTCATCCGCGAGCACTACCACCAGCCCTCCGACGCCTACCGCGACGACTTCGACTACGGCGGCGCCGTGCAGCAGGCCCGCGTCATCCTCCGCACCGCCGCCGAGTGCGCCTCGATGGACGAGCTGCCGCAGTGGAATGACGGGGTGGAGTTCAGGCGGGCCCTCACCCCCCCGACCCCCCTCTCCCGATAA